A stretch of the Natrinema pellirubrum DSM 15624 genome encodes the following:
- a CDS encoding DUF6166 domain-containing protein — protein sequence METNSTTDPRAVVQDTDERCQASTDRVEYVGMRVDGTPVVLNLTAHERLSPHQSLGLVRHSPAGFDWGYVGSGPAQLACALLLDYTDDETVAQHHYIQFRNDVVSQLVCDGPADCWHLTGEDIEAALAEFEEYRALTPDGGTPSSSLPANWSAVSRTDRTVFQRRDIDHYVVLAEGSEEWLIILCAQGDRAYPAPLDHRTLPVENNPASTVQALVAESNDLVEPEEDI from the coding sequence ATGGAGACGAATTCGACTACCGACCCACGAGCAGTCGTACAGGATACGGATGAGCGATGTCAGGCGAGTACAGACCGCGTCGAGTACGTCGGGATGCGTGTCGACGGAACGCCAGTTGTCCTGAACCTCACCGCACACGAACGCCTCTCCCCCCATCAAAGTCTCGGTCTCGTGCGGCATAGCCCGGCGGGATTCGACTGGGGCTACGTCGGGAGCGGACCGGCACAGCTCGCCTGTGCGCTCCTCCTCGATTATACCGACGACGAAACTGTCGCCCAGCATCACTACATCCAGTTCCGCAACGACGTGGTCAGTCAGCTGGTGTGTGATGGCCCGGCCGACTGCTGGCACCTCACCGGGGAGGATATCGAGGCGGCACTCGCTGAATTCGAAGAGTACCGAGCACTCACGCCAGATGGTGGGACGCCGTCATCGTCACTACCGGCGAACTGGAGTGCGGTGAGCCGGACAGATCGGACAGTCTTCCAACGTCGGGATATCGACCACTACGTCGTCCTCGCCGAAGGGAGCGAGGAGTGGTTGATCATACTTTGTGCGCAGGGGGACCGGGCGTATCCCGCCCCACTCGACCATCGAACACTTCCGGTCGAGAACAATCCTGCTTCAACCGTGCAGGCACTCGTCGCTGAGAGTAACGATCTCGTCGAGCCAGAGGAGGACATCTGA
- a CDS encoding DUF7389 domain-containing protein, which produces MSEHTQPSRADDESTAASEQTTRTEYVERSDVGVSLTVKLTRGTGTRDQDKIVAKAKGKTLEDAREDMEILREYIHDLAEDARQIQPEEEDE; this is translated from the coding sequence ATGTCAGAACATACCCAACCATCTCGTGCGGATGACGAATCGACCGCAGCCAGTGAACAGACGACACGAACGGAGTACGTCGAACGCAGTGACGTCGGCGTCTCCCTCACCGTGAAGCTTACTCGCGGGACGGGCACCCGCGATCAGGACAAAATCGTGGCCAAAGCGAAAGGCAAGACTCTCGAAGACGCTCGCGAGGACATGGAGATTCTTCGGGAGTACATCCACGATCTCGCTGAGGACGCCCGCCAGATCCAACCCGAGGAAGAAGACGAGTAA
- a CDS encoding DUF6166 domain-containing protein yields MSRPSDTHSIEQTHPASDCDIAYVGYRQSGQAIVEKRPGQERLTPERSLALVNHSPSGFEWGYGGSGPAQLALALLLDYTGDEAFALDHYQAFKTEVVSQLDCAGSAGRWRLTGPEIDAILHEPSREPVAPSI; encoded by the coding sequence ATGAGTAGACCTAGCGACACACACTCGATTGAACAGACACACCCAGCGAGCGACTGCGACATCGCCTACGTCGGGTATCGGCAGAGCGGGCAGGCTATCGTTGAGAAACGTCCCGGCCAAGAACGGCTCACACCAGAGCGGAGTCTCGCGCTGGTGAATCACAGTCCCTCGGGATTCGAATGGGGATATGGTGGTAGTGGTCCGGCACAACTCGCGCTCGCACTCCTCCTCGACTACACAGGTGACGAAGCGTTCGCCCTCGACCACTACCAGGCATTCAAAACCGAGGTCGTGAGCCAACTGGACTGTGCTGGGTCTGCTGGACGCTGGCGACTCACCGGACCCGAGATCGACGCAATCCTTCACGAACCATCCAGAGAGCCGGTTGCACCGTCCATCTGA
- a CDS encoding DUF7567 family protein, which translates to MSLEVIDRHSEALFEFLWCPVCGHEIFSHIPFEGVFCKNCNTQVELQESRETRGYEEAVLACFDTHSTWNLHVDEKLRRDLPDGSARVKILGAPGAYEVDWWSPAPGDDWQPVERGEFDEVDEPADISHLA; encoded by the coding sequence ATGAGTCTGGAAGTCATCGACCGCCACAGCGAAGCACTGTTCGAGTTCCTCTGGTGTCCCGTCTGCGGGCACGAGATATTCAGTCACATTCCGTTCGAAGGTGTGTTCTGCAAGAACTGCAACACACAGGTCGAACTCCAAGAATCCCGAGAGACACGCGGCTACGAGGAGGCCGTGCTCGCCTGCTTCGACACCCACTCAACGTGGAACCTCCACGTCGACGAAAAGCTCCGTCGCGATCTACCCGATGGGTCGGCACGGGTGAAGATCCTCGGCGCACCGGGTGCCTACGAGGTCGACTGGTGGAGTCCAGCACCCGGCGATGACTGGCAGCCGGTCGAGCGTGGTGAATTCGATGAGGTCGACGAACCAGCCGATATCTCCCATCTCGCGTAG
- a CDS encoding DUF7568 family protein, which yields MSRITNWKRESRTPTLAYRNTETGARAVLHRAPDSYRYKWRGVILVDGYPVWSRGYETKDAKSFRDELRDRPAPELSCPECPNSDIAIGGKTADGAKVQRWVECRNCGYETSSRIVYGAER from the coding sequence ATGTCCCGGATCACAAATTGGAAACGCGAGAGCCGCACGCCCACACTCGCATACCGGAATACCGAGACCGGCGCTCGGGCGGTCTTACACCGAGCACCGGATTCGTACCGCTACAAGTGGCGTGGCGTAATCCTCGTCGACGGCTACCCAGTGTGGTCGCGGGGGTACGAGACGAAAGACGCGAAATCGTTCCGTGACGAGCTCCGTGACCGGCCAGCGCCCGAACTGAGTTGTCCCGAGTGTCCGAACAGCGATATAGCAATCGGTGGGAAAACGGCTGACGGTGCGAAGGTTCAGCGCTGGGTCGAGTGTCGGAACTGTGGGTACGAAACATCCTCGCGAATCGTGTACGGCGCCGAGCGCTGA